Proteins from one Microcoleus sp. bin38.metabat.b11b12b14.051 genomic window:
- a CDS encoding transposase, which produces MYGCQQNLINPDKDLKAVLDFLCSEASKLINCGIYYARQLFFKTGRIPTRGKLHKVLGTENKNIHYKAFYSDTAQQILTSVAESFNSYLGLLTGFKEGTVAQCPRLPGYRQGGLALVTFTGRSVKLKNGMLRFPLGNKVKAWFGIDSFCLPMPSNLEHSAIREYRILPKNGCFYLELVCRKATIQSEVNVDSVLMIDHGMDNWITCVSNTGTSFIVDGKHLKSINQGYNKRVAALMSGKDNGFWSKRLERLTESRNRTMRDAVNKAARKVINHCVSSKIGTVIFGWNKNQKYSINLGTKTNQKFVQIPTGRLKERIAQLCKQYGIKFVDTEESYTSKSSFLDGDELPTFGEKPEGWKASGSRIKRGLYRTAKGWLINADCNGCANIGRKVATILGLDLSGVGRGDLSAPVRLKLWSYESPSMTRAGEMSNPCNL; this is translated from the coding sequence ATGTATGGATGCCAGCAAAATTTAATTAATCCCGACAAAGACTTAAAAGCCGTCCTAGATTTTTTGTGCAGTGAAGCCTCAAAGTTAATAAATTGTGGGATTTACTATGCCCGACAACTCTTCTTCAAAACCGGAAGGATACCGACTAGAGGCAAGTTACATAAAGTTCTAGGAACTGAAAATAAAAACATTCATTACAAAGCTTTCTATTCGGATACCGCACAACAAATATTGACGAGCGTCGCTGAGTCTTTCAACTCCTATTTAGGCTTGCTGACTGGATTCAAAGAAGGGACAGTGGCGCAATGCCCAAGACTTCCTGGATACAGACAAGGCGGATTAGCCTTGGTTACATTTACAGGTAGATCGGTTAAATTAAAAAATGGAATGTTACGATTTCCATTAGGAAACAAGGTCAAAGCTTGGTTTGGAATTGATTCGTTCTGTTTGCCGATGCCATCTAACTTAGAGCATTCTGCTATTCGGGAATACAGGATATTGCCGAAAAACGGGTGTTTTTATCTAGAATTAGTTTGCCGAAAAGCAACTATCCAATCTGAGGTAAATGTTGACTCTGTGTTGATGATCGATCATGGGATGGACAACTGGATAACTTGCGTTAGCAATACTGGAACTTCATTCATCGTAGACGGAAAGCATCTCAAGTCTATCAACCAAGGCTATAATAAGCGAGTTGCAGCCTTGATGTCTGGAAAAGACAACGGATTCTGGTCTAAAAGACTGGAACGGCTAACCGAAAGCAGAAATAGAACAATGCGGGACGCAGTTAATAAAGCTGCTCGTAAAGTCATCAATCATTGTGTATCCTCCAAGATTGGTACAGTCATATTTGGCTGGAACAAAAATCAGAAATATTCGATAAATCTCGGTACAAAGACGAATCAAAAATTTGTGCAAATTCCCACGGGTCGGTTAAAAGAGAGAATTGCTCAACTGTGCAAACAGTACGGAATAAAATTCGTCGATACTGAAGAATCCTATACCTCAAAAAGTTCTTTTCTAGATGGCGATGAACTGCCTACATTCGGCGAAAAACCCGAAGGGTGGAAAGCTTCTGGAAGCAGAATTAAGCGTGGATTATATCGGACTGCGAAAGGATGGCTAATTAATGCAGACTGCAATGGGTGTGCAAATATTGGTCGAAAAGTAGCAACAATACTTGGATTGGATCTAAGTGGAGTTGGTAGAGGTGATTTGTCAGCACCTGTAAGACTCAAATTATGGTCTTATGAATCCCCGTCTATGACTCGGGCTGGGGAGATGTCAAACCCCTGCAATCTCTAA
- a CDS encoding leucine-rich repeat domain-containing protein translates to MSEQQPKPSITFSSFADWCLHKDSLCEAARNTLEVLLNKAGISDIYEANQILSSRNYLNLSENQISDITPLQSLTHLTSLNLYNNKISDITRLQSLTHLTDLYLSGNKISDITEKRAGSPGLTTRGGTRLRFQPPS, encoded by the coding sequence ATGTCAGAACAACAACCAAAACCATCGATAACTTTCAGCAGCTTTGCCGACTGGTGCTTGCACAAAGACAGCCTTTGTGAAGCAGCAAGAAATACACTTGAGGTGCTGTTAAATAAAGCTGGCATTTCTGACATTTATGAAGCGAACCAGATACTGTCAAGTAGGAATTATCTGAATCTGAGCGAAAATCAAATATCAGACATCACACCTTTGCAATCTCTGACTCATTTGACTTCTCTGAATCTGTACAATAATAAAATATCAGACATCACACGCCTGCAATCTTTGACTCATTTGACTGATCTGTATCTGAGCGGCAATAAAATATCAGACATCACCGAAAAACGAGCGGGAAGCCCCGGGCTAACGACAAGGGGAGGAACGCGGCTGCGGTTTCAACCGCCTTCTTGA
- a CDS encoding HAD-IC family P-type ATPase: MPAKAANDVDVAEQYWHYLERSKVATTLETNLENGLDPAEAASRQQQFGSNELTVKAGKPAWLKFILQFNQPLLIILLSAGLIKAVIGEWLNASVIWGVTTTNATISFIQEAGAEKKIEALAQAVTTEATVIRGGKKLRVPSKELVVGDLVTLTSGDKVPADLRLVKVRDLQIDESGLTGESVAVEKELGQAGDLVLPQETPLAERDNMAYAGSFVTFGQGSGIVIAIANNTETGKISQLLDRHIDLTTPLTRKFNQFSQNWLLFVLAMATLTFAVRLGKPVPAGVSAFKEAVEPAVALIVGAIPEGLPAVITVTLAVGVSRMAAKHAIVRKLPAVETLGGATVICSDKTGTLTENQMTVQEIYSGGKSYSVTGTGYSPEGEIQLNQLPITVSQAPTLQECLQAGLICNDSHLEFKDNDWIVVGDPTEGALIAAGKKAELTQQVLEKSMPRIDSIPFESQFQYMATLHKTPTSNKILYVKGSVESILTRCGSSLDTQGNSTEVDREQIHHQVDTMAGQGLRVLALAKKVVPDEQNSVAHSDVESGLIFLGLQGMIDPPRASAIAAVQACQTAGIQVKMITGDHIATATAIARRMGFRKTKHHRELVAYTGAQLAEMDKNTLAEAVEAGSVFARVAPEQKLRLVEALQQKGEIVAMTGDGVNDAPALKQADIGIAMGSGTEVSKEAADMILTDDNFASIEAAVEEGRSVYKNLLKSISFILPVNGGESMTILLSTLLGRELPILSLQILWLNMLNSITMTVPLAFEPKSPGVMQQQPRPVNEPFLTESRIKRILAISLYNWTIIFGMFEWVRQSDWGTLPLARTMAIQALVMGRIFYLLSLSQLLPSLMAKFSGSKQEVSGAPALGVGIVIAMLLQVIFTNSPFINRIFETAPMNLDQWLICFGVALPMIGVALSVNRFDPPN; encoded by the coding sequence ATGCCAGCAAAAGCCGCCAACGATGTAGACGTAGCAGAGCAATATTGGCACTACCTAGAAAGATCCAAAGTTGCAACTACGTTAGAAACCAATCTGGAAAACGGTTTAGATCCAGCAGAAGCAGCCAGCCGCCAACAGCAATTTGGGTCAAACGAACTAACAGTCAAAGCCGGAAAACCAGCTTGGTTAAAATTCATCCTGCAATTCAACCAACCTTTGCTAATTATCTTGCTGAGTGCAGGTTTAATCAAAGCAGTAATCGGAGAATGGCTCAACGCCAGCGTCATTTGGGGAGTCACAACCACCAACGCTACTATTAGTTTCATCCAAGAAGCAGGCGCTGAGAAAAAAATTGAAGCCCTAGCCCAAGCAGTCACCACCGAAGCTACAGTCATTCGAGGTGGCAAAAAATTAAGAGTTCCCTCAAAAGAACTTGTTGTCGGCGACTTAGTAACTCTAACTTCCGGCGACAAAGTGCCCGCCGATTTGCGCTTAGTGAAAGTGCGCGACTTACAAATTGATGAATCGGGACTTACAGGCGAATCCGTTGCTGTCGAAAAAGAACTCGGACAGGCGGGAGACTTAGTTTTGCCGCAAGAAACTCCCCTCGCAGAACGCGATAACATGGCCTATGCCGGTAGTTTTGTCACCTTCGGCCAAGGTAGCGGTATCGTAATTGCGATCGCCAACAACACCGAAACCGGCAAAATCTCCCAACTATTAGACCGCCACATCGACCTCACCACACCCCTCACCCGCAAATTTAACCAATTCAGTCAAAATTGGCTCTTATTCGTCCTAGCAATGGCAACACTGACCTTTGCAGTGCGCTTGGGAAAACCAGTTCCAGCCGGAGTTTCAGCCTTTAAAGAAGCCGTCGAACCCGCCGTCGCCCTCATCGTCGGCGCAATTCCCGAAGGACTTCCCGCCGTCATCACCGTCACCCTAGCCGTCGGCGTTTCCCGAATGGCCGCCAAACACGCGATCGTCCGCAAACTCCCCGCCGTAGAAACCCTAGGTGGCGCCACAGTCATCTGTTCCGACAAAACCGGAACTTTGACAGAAAACCAGATGACAGTCCAAGAAATCTATTCTGGTGGCAAATCCTACTCAGTTACAGGTACGGGATACAGCCCCGAAGGCGAAATTCAACTCAACCAACTACCAATTACAGTTAGTCAAGCCCCTACTTTGCAAGAATGTTTGCAAGCCGGACTAATTTGCAACGACTCTCACCTCGAATTCAAAGATAATGATTGGATAGTCGTCGGCGATCCGACAGAAGGAGCTTTAATTGCAGCAGGTAAAAAAGCAGAACTCACCCAGCAAGTCTTAGAAAAATCCATGCCGCGGATCGATTCAATTCCCTTTGAATCTCAGTTTCAATACATGGCGACGCTGCACAAAACCCCGACAAGCAACAAAATTTTGTATGTCAAAGGTTCCGTCGAATCTATTCTGACTCGCTGCGGTTCCAGTCTCGATACTCAAGGAAATTCGACAGAAGTCGATCGCGAACAAATTCATCACCAAGTCGATACAATGGCCGGTCAAGGCTTGCGCGTCCTAGCTTTGGCTAAAAAAGTCGTTCCCGATGAACAGAACTCTGTTGCTCACTCCGATGTAGAATCAGGGCTAATTTTCTTGGGACTCCAAGGAATGATCGATCCGCCGCGCGCCTCTGCGATCGCCGCCGTCCAAGCCTGTCAAACCGCCGGCATCCAAGTTAAAATGATTACCGGCGATCACATCGCTACCGCCACTGCGATCGCCCGCCGGATGGGATTCCGCAAAACCAAACACCACAGAGAACTTGTAGCCTACACCGGCGCCCAACTCGCCGAAATGGACAAAAACACCCTCGCCGAAGCCGTAGAAGCCGGCTCAGTTTTTGCCCGAGTCGCCCCAGAACAAAAACTCCGCCTCGTAGAAGCCCTACAGCAAAAAGGCGAAATAGTAGCAATGACAGGAGACGGCGTTAACGACGCCCCCGCCCTCAAACAAGCGGATATCGGCATCGCGATGGGTAGCGGTACAGAGGTTTCTAAGGAAGCCGCCGACATGATTTTGACCGATGATAACTTTGCGTCGATCGAGGCTGCGGTAGAAGAAGGGCGATCTGTTTACAAAAACCTACTCAAATCCATCAGCTTCATTCTCCCAGTCAACGGCGGAGAATCAATGACAATTTTGCTCAGCACCCTTCTCGGGCGAGAATTACCAATTTTGTCCCTACAAATCCTCTGGTTGAATATGCTCAACTCAATCACCATGACAGTGCCGCTCGCTTTCGAGCCCAAGTCTCCGGGGGTGATGCAACAGCAGCCGCGACCGGTTAACGAACCTTTCCTGACTGAAAGTCGGATCAAACGGATCTTGGCAATTTCTCTGTACAACTGGACAATAATTTTCGGAATGTTTGAATGGGTGCGCCAATCGGATTGGGGAACTTTGCCACTAGCCCGGACAATGGCAATTCAAGCTTTGGTAATGGGAAGAATTTTTTACCTATTGAGTCTCAGCCAGTTGTTGCCTTCTTTGATGGCTAAATTTAGCGGCTCAAAGCAAGAAGTTAGCGGAGCTCCCGCCCTCGGTGTCGGCATTGTCATCGCGATGCTGTTGCAGGTAATATTTACTAATTCTCCGTTTATCAATCGTATCTTCGAGACGGCTCCGATGAACCTAGATCAGTGGCTGATTTGCTTTGGCGTCGCGCTACCGATGATCGGTGTTGCCCTTTCTGTCAACCGTTTCGATCCGCCCAACTAA
- a CDS encoding CmpA/NrtA family ABC transporter substrate-binding protein produces the protein MTKFSENFSRRKFIVTAGASAVSSILLKGCLGNPPEPGGTADGGAGAGGGAPVATSAVAVANEKRVEGIESTKITLGYIPIVESAPLIIAQEKGFFAKYGMVDVKVAKQANWGSARDNVEIGSAGGGIDGGQWQMPMPYLISKGLITKNSVQIPMYVLLQLNTQGNGIAIASKHEGKGLGLKLEKSAQDYILGLKKANTPFKAAYTFPKANQDLWIRYWLAANGINPDVDVELLTVPAAQTVANMKTGSMDAFSTGDPWPLRIVKEKIGFLSALTAEIWKGHPEEYLAIRGDWVDKHPKATEALLAGIIEAQQWCDKPENRAELVSIVSGKNFFDVKQEVLLPPYQGKYLMGDGKPDINDFKMSTLYWNDGVGNVSYPYKSHDLWFLTESVRWGFLPTKTLADSKAIIEKVNRGDLWKAAAKLAGVPDADIPAKSTRGVEKFFDGKEFNPDKPEDYLKSLAIKKA, from the coding sequence ATGACAAAATTTTCAGAAAATTTTTCCCGGCGCAAATTTATCGTTACAGCAGGTGCATCTGCCGTCAGTTCCATACTACTCAAAGGTTGTTTGGGCAATCCCCCCGAACCCGGTGGAACTGCTGATGGTGGCGCAGGTGCTGGCGGAGGAGCGCCTGTTGCCACATCAGCAGTTGCTGTGGCTAATGAGAAAAGAGTAGAAGGGATCGAAAGTACAAAGATTACATTGGGATATATCCCGATCGTCGAATCAGCACCATTAATTATTGCCCAAGAAAAAGGCTTCTTTGCCAAATACGGCATGGTAGATGTCAAAGTCGCCAAACAAGCCAACTGGGGCTCAGCCCGAGACAACGTAGAAATCGGTTCCGCAGGCGGCGGTATTGACGGCGGCCAGTGGCAAATGCCGATGCCCTACTTGATTAGCAAAGGCCTGATCACCAAAAACAGCGTCCAAATCCCGATGTACGTGCTGTTACAGCTAAACACTCAGGGAAATGGAATTGCGATCGCCTCCAAACACGAAGGTAAAGGGCTCGGACTCAAACTAGAAAAATCCGCCCAAGATTACATTCTGGGACTGAAGAAAGCAAACACGCCCTTCAAAGCAGCCTACACCTTTCCCAAAGCCAACCAAGATTTATGGATTCGCTACTGGCTAGCAGCTAACGGCATCAATCCCGACGTAGATGTTGAGTTGCTGACAGTACCGGCGGCTCAAACTGTGGCCAACATGAAAACCGGCAGCATGGACGCTTTCAGTACAGGCGACCCTTGGCCCCTGCGAATTGTCAAAGAAAAAATCGGTTTTTTGTCGGCTTTAACTGCCGAAATCTGGAAAGGACATCCAGAAGAATACCTAGCAATTCGCGGCGACTGGGTAGACAAACATCCGAAAGCTACCGAAGCCCTGTTAGCAGGAATAATTGAAGCACAGCAGTGGTGCGACAAACCTGAAAATCGGGCCGAATTGGTATCGATTGTATCTGGTAAAAACTTCTTTGACGTAAAGCAGGAAGTTTTGCTTCCTCCTTACCAAGGCAAGTATCTGATGGGCGACGGGAAACCAGACATCAATGATTTCAAAATGAGTACGCTCTACTGGAATGATGGAGTAGGTAATGTTTCCTATCCTTACAAGAGCCATGATTTGTGGTTCTTAACCGAAAGCGTCCGCTGGGGTTTCTTGCCCACAAAAACCTTGGCAGATTCTAAGGCAATCATCGAGAAAGTCAACCGAGGAGATTTGTGGAAAGCAGCGGCTAAATTAGCCGGAGTTCCTGATGCTGATATTCCGGCGAAATCGACTCGCGGTGTTGAGAAGTTCTTTGATGGTAAAGAGTTTAACCCCGACAAACCAGAAGATTACCTCAAGAGCTTGGCAATCAAAAAAGCGTGA
- the ntrB gene encoding nitrate ABC transporter permease, whose amino-acid sequence MAVSTNRRGGVDIQGVFGEFWKKNSSNILPPILGLLGFLFIWQFLSGTGIIKLPPPTSVWTDERTRILLLYPFMNSKTYGVGLFWQTLASLERVAKGYTMAAAVGISVGVLVGTNPFLNKALDPIFQFLRMVAPLAWVPIALAALQQNEPAALFVIFVTSVWPILINTAEGVRQIPDDYNNVAKVLQLTQKEYYINILFPSALPYIFTGLRIAIGLAWLAIIAAEIVMSGITGIGFFIWNAYQQNYISEILLAVFYIGAVGLMLDRLMAWLQQKIAPSQGK is encoded by the coding sequence ATGGCTGTCAGCACAAATCGGAGAGGCGGAGTCGATATCCAAGGAGTATTTGGGGAGTTTTGGAAGAAGAATTCCTCAAATATATTGCCACCAATTTTAGGACTGTTGGGGTTTCTGTTCATTTGGCAATTCCTGTCGGGTACTGGAATCATCAAGTTGCCACCTCCCACTAGCGTTTGGACGGATGAACGGACAAGGATTTTGTTGCTGTATCCTTTCATGAACTCCAAAACCTACGGAGTCGGCTTGTTTTGGCAAACTTTGGCGAGTTTGGAACGGGTGGCTAAGGGCTACACTATGGCGGCGGCTGTGGGTATTAGCGTGGGGGTTCTGGTAGGTACGAATCCGTTCTTGAACAAGGCTTTAGACCCGATTTTTCAGTTTTTGCGGATGGTGGCGCCTCTGGCTTGGGTACCTATTGCCTTGGCTGCATTGCAACAAAACGAACCTGCTGCTTTGTTCGTGATTTTTGTGACTTCAGTTTGGCCGATTTTGATCAACACGGCTGAAGGTGTCCGTCAAATTCCTGACGATTACAATAACGTAGCGAAAGTGCTGCAACTGACTCAGAAGGAATATTACATCAATATCTTGTTTCCTTCGGCGCTTCCTTATATCTTTACTGGATTGAGAATTGCGATCGGTTTGGCTTGGCTGGCGATTATTGCAGCGGAAATTGTGATGTCGGGGATTACTGGTATTGGCTTCTTTATTTGGAATGCTTACCAACAAAACTACATCAGTGAAATTCTCTTAGCGGTGTTCTACATTGGGGCTGTTGGTTTGATGCTCGATCGCCTGATGGCGTGGTTGCAGCAAAAAATTGCTCCATCTCAAGGCAAATAA
- a CDS encoding DUF6745 domain-containing protein, which translates to MAVIEEAYHHYSWETLGNSTESINRHQATVAVEVAYLCLGLEAPEITFYSSPKKALAELAMLKRANETKLIYRLKKLVQDALHPLSLLTGWQRGSSELIRWESQLEAQLIVEISDYYRTYLSPRYIVMDLPLAELWVSAFSIPIAPEAQKLFECLKQIVAKCGWIFPLDDICIVCDRPSALRLDSEYRLHAEGEAALEFADGYKIYSYHGVTLPEKYGQIHPDRWESTWILEEKNAELRRVLIQGIGYDKICCELQAAELDSWQEYTLLQIDNADVEPIYLLKMTCPSTGFIHALRVPPNMTSAREAIRWVNWDIDADEFSVQT; encoded by the coding sequence ATGGCTGTCATCGAAGAAGCGTATCATCATTATTCGTGGGAAACTCTCGGCAACTCTACCGAATCAATAAATCGTCATCAAGCCACAGTGGCAGTTGAAGTCGCCTATTTATGCCTTGGTTTAGAAGCCCCTGAAATAACTTTTTACAGTAGTCCTAAGAAAGCATTAGCAGAATTAGCAATGCTGAAGAGGGCGAATGAAACTAAGTTGATCTATCGACTTAAAAAACTGGTACAAGATGCGCTGCACCCCTTGTCCTTACTGACAGGATGGCAGAGGGGATCTAGCGAGTTAATTAGATGGGAGTCACAGTTAGAAGCACAATTGATTGTAGAAATTTCTGACTATTACAGGACATACTTAAGTCCAAGATACATTGTTATGGATCTCCCTCTTGCTGAATTATGGGTTTCTGCCTTTAGCATTCCGATCGCTCCAGAGGCACAGAAACTTTTTGAATGTCTGAAACAAATTGTAGCAAAATGCGGCTGGATTTTTCCCTTGGATGATATCTGCATTGTGTGCGATCGCCCTTCTGCGCTTCGCCTAGACAGCGAATACCGCCTCCACGCAGAAGGGGAAGCTGCACTGGAATTTGCCGATGGTTACAAAATCTATTCCTATCATGGCGTAACATTACCCGAAAAATACGGACAAATTCACCCGGATAGGTGGGAATCTACCTGGATTTTAGAGGAAAAGAATGCTGAATTAAGACGAGTATTAATTCAGGGAATTGGTTATGATAAAATTTGCTGCGAATTGCAAGCAGCAGAATTAGATTCTTGGCAAGAATACACTCTACTACAAATCGATAATGCGGATGTTGAGCCAATTTATCTGTTAAAAATGACTTGTCCGAGCACGGGATTCATTCATGCCCTGCGAGTGCCTCCTAATATGACATCCGCCCGCGAGGCAATTCGCTGGGTAAACTGGGACATTGACGCAGACGAGTTTTCCGTGCAAACTTGA
- a CDS encoding nitrate ABC transporter ATP-binding protein (This model describes the ATP binding subunits of ATP-binding cassette (ABC) transporters for nitrate transport, or for bicarbonate transport, in bacteria and archaea.), whose amino-acid sequence MINTAVNQTNTKTQIQQPQDRRQPFLVMDNVYKVYPNGYRALENVNLTVAEGEFITLIGHSGCGKSTLLNMVSGFSHPSEGTVSINGKRIEKPGPDRMVVFQGYALLPWRTVFENVYIAVNAVFPEKSKVEKNAIVNEHLAMVGLTEAADKRPPQISGGMKQRVSIARALAIRPQVLILDEPFGALDAITKEELQEELLKIWNDHRCTVLMITHDIDEALFLADRLVMMTNGPSATIGEVLEIPFPRPRDRVQMMEDPEYYNLRNYALDFLFRRFAHDHDA is encoded by the coding sequence ATGATTAATACTGCTGTCAACCAGACGAACACCAAAACCCAGATCCAGCAACCGCAGGATCGCCGGCAGCCTTTTTTGGTGATGGACAATGTTTATAAAGTATATCCAAACGGTTACAGAGCATTAGAAAACGTTAACTTAACCGTAGCTGAGGGAGAATTTATTACTCTGATCGGACACTCCGGCTGTGGTAAGTCAACACTGTTAAATATGGTATCGGGTTTTAGCCATCCCAGCGAGGGTACTGTCTCGATTAACGGGAAGCGGATCGAGAAGCCGGGCCCCGATCGCATGGTAGTGTTTCAAGGTTATGCTTTACTTCCTTGGCGCACAGTGTTTGAGAATGTGTACATTGCCGTTAACGCTGTATTTCCAGAGAAGTCGAAGGTCGAAAAAAATGCGATCGTCAACGAGCATTTGGCGATGGTGGGATTGACTGAAGCTGCTGATAAAAGACCACCACAAATTTCCGGCGGTATGAAGCAACGGGTGTCCATCGCCCGCGCCTTAGCAATTCGCCCGCAAGTGCTGATTTTGGACGAACCTTTCGGTGCTCTTGACGCAATTACCAAGGAAGAATTGCAGGAAGAGTTGCTGAAAATCTGGAACGATCACCGCTGTACAGTGTTGATGATTACTCACGATATTGACGAAGCGCTGTTTTTAGCCGATCGACTCGTGATGATGACCAACGGCCCGTCAGCGACAATTGGCGAGGTTTTAGAGATTCCTTTCCCCCGTCCGCGCGATCGGGTACAAATGATGGAAGATCCCGAATATTACAACTTGCGGAACTACGCCCTAGACTTCCTCTTCCGCCGCTTTGCTCACGATCACGACGCTTAA
- a CDS encoding nitrate ABC transporter ATP-binding protein (This model describes the ATP binding subunits of ATP-binding cassette (ABC) transporters for nitrate transport, or for bicarbonate transport, in bacteria and archaea.) → MSVLIAVEQVGKTFNLSGGGTYVALKGIDLEIKKGEFISLVGHSGCGKSTLLNMVAGLDLPTAGLVTIDGQRITQPGPDRMVVFQNYSLLPWRTVRENITLAVDSVMSGLAKAERLDIIQKHIDMVGLGPHSEKQPALLSGGQKQRVAIARALALRPKLLLLDEPFGALDALTRGNLQEKLMEICQEYEISALMVTHDVDEAVLLSDRIVMLTNGPESNIGGILEVDIPRPRVRMEVVSHPSYYALRSEMIYFLNQQKRVKKLRARKVPAIARHGLEKVNLELGFIPLAACAPLAIAKEKGLFAKHGLDEVHLVRETSWRGIVDGIAAGYLDAAQMPSGMAAWLSLGGHKEKPIPTVTALTMSRNGNGITLARRFYDQGIYTLADFKEMLRRTPAQTHRMGIVHPSSMHNLLLRYWLASGGIDPDHDVLLKNIPPAQMIVDLQGGTIDGFCVGEPWNLRAAMEGVGFTVATDLELWPGHPAKILGVREDWANAYPNTHIALVKALLEACHYCSDPAHAEEVSEIVAGREYVATDKSFIQIGDPKSTACNLDTPMREYAHHLFAGDGVNRPSRTEQLWHMVQMARWGDTVFPRNWVEILERVVRVGPFSTAARELGMSDITYTRGSLRLFDGSVFNAEDPIGYLNNLAIKRDYTMAEVILDSGRRAA, encoded by the coding sequence ATGTCAGTTTTGATTGCGGTAGAACAAGTCGGGAAAACATTTAATTTATCAGGCGGCGGCACCTACGTAGCCCTCAAAGGTATCGATTTAGAAATTAAAAAAGGAGAGTTTATCTCCTTAGTCGGACACTCCGGCTGCGGTAAATCTACTCTACTCAATATGGTGGCAGGTTTGGATCTGCCTACAGCAGGATTGGTGACGATCGACGGACAGAGAATTACTCAGCCCGGGCCCGATCGCATGGTAGTATTCCAAAACTATTCGCTGCTACCTTGGCGGACAGTCAGAGAAAACATTACCCTCGCCGTAGACTCAGTAATGAGCGGCTTAGCCAAAGCCGAACGCCTCGACATCATCCAAAAACACATCGACATGGTGGGCTTGGGGCCCCACTCCGAGAAGCAACCCGCACTCCTCTCTGGCGGACAAAAACAGCGTGTGGCGATCGCCCGTGCCCTAGCCCTGCGTCCCAAACTCTTACTCTTAGACGAACCATTCGGCGCCCTAGATGCTTTGACTCGCGGCAACTTGCAAGAAAAGTTGATGGAAATTTGCCAAGAGTACGAAATTAGCGCCCTGATGGTAACGCACGACGTAGACGAAGCAGTGCTGCTGAGCGATCGCATCGTCATGCTCACCAACGGCCCAGAATCGAATATTGGCGGCATCCTCGAAGTAGACATCCCCCGCCCCCGGGTACGGATGGAAGTAGTCTCGCACCCCAGCTACTATGCCCTGCGAAGCGAAATGATTTACTTCCTCAACCAGCAGAAACGGGTGAAAAAACTGCGGGCGCGGAAAGTACCTGCGATCGCCCGCCACGGCCTAGAAAAAGTCAACCTGGAACTCGGCTTTATCCCCCTGGCCGCCTGTGCTCCCCTCGCGATCGCCAAAGAAAAAGGCTTATTTGCCAAACACGGACTCGATGAAGTCCACCTCGTGCGCGAAACAAGCTGGCGCGGCATCGTAGACGGCATCGCAGCAGGATACTTAGACGCAGCGCAAATGCCCTCTGGGATGGCAGCGTGGTTGAGCTTGGGAGGCCACAAAGAGAAGCCCATACCAACCGTTACAGCCCTCACCATGAGCCGCAACGGCAACGGAATTACCCTGGCTCGTCGCTTTTACGACCAAGGGATTTACACTCTGGCAGATTTCAAAGAAATGCTGCGTAGAACCCCCGCGCAAACTCACCGCATGGGAATCGTTCACCCTTCATCGATGCACAACCTGCTGCTGCGCTACTGGCTGGCTTCCGGCGGAATTGACCCCGATCACGATGTGTTGCTCAAAAACATCCCTCCAGCCCAGATGATTGTAGACTTGCAAGGTGGGACGATTGACGGTTTCTGCGTCGGCGAACCTTGGAACTTGCGCGCGGCGATGGAAGGAGTCGGCTTTACCGTGGCTACGGATTTGGAACTATGGCCAGGACACCCGGCAAAAATTCTGGGAGTTCGAGAAGACTGGGCGAATGCTTACCCCAACACTCACATTGCTCTGGTGAAAGCTTTGCTGGAAGCTTGCCACTATTGCAGCGATCCGGCCCACGCCGAAGAAGTTTCCGAAATTGTGGCGGGACGCGAGTACGTCGCTACTGACAAGAGTTTCATCCAAATTGGCGATCCGAAATCTACTGCTTGCAATCTGGATACTCCGATGCGCGAATACGCCCACCACTTGTTCGCCGGAGATGGGGTGAACCGCCCAAGCCGTACCGAACAGTTATGGCACATGGTGCAGATGGCGCGCTGGGGCGATACTGTCTTCCCTCGCAACTGGGTAGAAATTCTCGAACGGGTAGTGCGAGTCGGCCCCTTCAGTACGGCGGCGCGCGAGCTCGGAATGTCTGATATTACTTACACTCGGGGTTCTCTCCGTTTGTTTGATGGCTCGGTGTTTAATGCTGAAGATCCGATCGGCTATCTCAACAATCTAGCGATTAAACGCGATTACACGATGGCTGAAGTGATACTTGATTCTGGCCGTAGAGCTGCTTAG